Below is a genomic region from Venturia canescens isolate UGA chromosome 1, ASM1945775v1, whole genome shotgun sequence.
GCATGGCGTCACTCCCAGGTACGGACGAAGCGATGCTGGCAACTCTCGTGACAGGTAAGCACTGTGACGATTGCGatagagaaggagaaagaaagaaaaaagagagagagagagagagagtgagagaggtaAAGGAGGCACGTGAAGTGGGGCAGGGAGGACGCGAGTGAAGAGAAACACGGATGAAAAAGAACACTCGATTGATTGTTCCTCGTTCGAgaaccgggaaaaatttgcGCTTACTTAATTAACATTGCGCTCCTCCGAAGCTAAAATCAACATTGTTACAATGCAACGACACGGTATCCAATGATGTcctagacatttttttcgcaacCTTTCGTACCgcaagaaaatcattttcttgtTGATACTTTATTATAGAAAACGACGCACCGAGTcggtgaaaaaatttgcaaatccaATAAATTGTTGCGTTGAAAAGGAAAGGGAGGACCGGGAGGGggtaaaaaatcgataatttttgACAGTTGGTacacttttttcgaatttacccTTTAACGGCTTAAATGTACTACAGGAAACATGGAATCGTAAAAGTCCGCGTACAAGCAACTTAAGATCGTCGCCAACCGACTCGTAAATTAACAATACGAAAAATGTGACAATGATGACATTTACGACTCTCCGTAAATGTCTTCATTCTATACCGTCCCTGCGCCATCTTTTTTCCACATTTCTCATGGGCCCGTCATCTATCCGACTCATGTACGCGGGCAGTGATGAAATACTTTGAGGcgacaaaaaaaacgtattttgaCAAGCTTTCGAAGCATCTTTCGTCGTCCTCCTTGACGAAACcggaaataaaacaaatacaGCGGTCCCGAAGGCTTTTTTTCTTGCTGTAAGGGCAATGTATCTAAAACATGTGCGCAGGCCGTATTGTCAagtttttttcagaaaaaaatcataaaattcaaattatcattattagacataaatttttcaattggttTCAAAGGaataaatatagaatttgGTTTTTGCGAGGTGCATAGCAAAATTAAAGAACTgaaaagagcgagaaaaacgATCTTTCAACGCGTTCCAACGGTACTAAATTCAGCAATATCCACCGAACCTTTTCATCGGATCATATTGAAGAGAATTATATTCTGACGGGTGCATCATCAATTGATCAATGAGCTCGGTTCGAATTAAAACGATTGCCCCGCATAAAAAATGTCTCTCACGTTTTCATTGGTATTCATGTGCGCAGCATgatgatcattatttttcgaacaGGATCTCGTAATATTTAGAAAATAGGCGCCATACTATTTTATGAATCATCGGTGAATTCCTCGTAAAATTGCTGACCGAGTCGGTAAAGTACCGGCGTTCAAACTTTTGTTACGCCGAACCCCCAGtaggaaattcaaaattgcacACAACCTTGACTGACATGTGTTTTCACTCGCAGCAGCATATACACATTCGCCAAGGacggaaataaataaaagaagctTTGAAAAGACCCAATGTAATCATAAAAGAGGTAGAAACGGTCGTAGACGAATGACAGAAATACTGGTTATCGCGAAAAATGTCGTCGTGCTTCAATCTCAGTTGAAATTTAtcctaaaaaaaatattaacttGAACTGTAAGCTTCTTACCTGACTCAACGACGTGGGAATAATGTCCGGAGTCTGCGGCAGCATTATGAAATGACGgattcgaaaaatgaaaacacgaGCACTCGCTGTAAAAGCTGGGAGCACAGGATCGACTTAAAATCCACGAGTCATAAAGCAGCATTGGGCGTCACACGAAAACGTAATCATGACACACGAGTATAACAGGAATGCACACACCACCATTAGGCTTTTATCATCACGATTGATCGATAACTCGCCATGGGTACCTGGGATCTTGCAGGATTGTATCCAGTGTTTAATTCGTACTACGAAACTCTTGTAATCcttgaattataaaaactaCACGCGATGCGCGTGATATACGATCGCGAATTTTTTTTGGGGCACATACATATACACGGACACTCGCGCAATACTTATTTCTTGACGATTCCAATCGGAGAGaagataagaagaaaaaataaatgggaATCGAATTGATAAGGAAGAAGAACGACAAATAAAATTGAGTACGACGCGAAGCACAAACCAGCCCCGGTGAGGCTGCGCGCAAGACTGCCGAGCCGGGGCGGTGTAGTCGCGATGCCTATTGGAACCGAACGAGGCCGAACACCCACGAAAATCTCCGAGTTCCTTACCCCCTCCGGCCCGTAACGTATTTTCCTACAGGCTGTGGAATATCCTCGCTGTTCGATCATTTacgccttttttctttattctctttttctatttcttctcTCCGAACTCGCTCCAGTAATGTAGTATTGACCGACTCACGCCTTCCGAAGAAATACGAGAGTGGGATATCTCGGCGAGATTATCAATGCCAAAATGAAGGCGCAATTTTTAAGATTTGAAAGCTCCCAAAGCGTGTAGGCGCAGTAATAAACTCGTTATGTCTTCTCGCGAACGAAGGAAATGGAATAAAATGTGTAcaaatcattaaaattattttttacttacgAATATGAGCATATTCACTCAAATATTCCACTCCACGATCTTGGCGTTTCTTGCTACTTTCGAAAGACAAACAACGCGCATTCGATTGCTTTTCGGAAGATTTCCTCTGTCGAGTGTTAACAAACCATTCAAATATTGTGTTTGCCAAGAGagcgtgaggatttttttcggtcCAGGAAATCCGCTACCCATTAAAGTTATTCCGTGTAAATGAGAAGTGTGCGGTTGTTCCGCAAGCATGTCAGCTAGTGTGCGGCATTGTGTGTGCAGGGAATTCCCTCTCACCTGTCTAATGAAATGCGACAACGCGTGAATTACGTCACGCCCGGCGCGCGTGAAGAGGCCAAGAATACTGTACTATTGTATGACGTATTGTGTGCTGGTAAGTCGATGACTCAGATTCTACGTGCGGCATTGACACATGGCAAATGTTAACTACGAATTCGGTTGACGAACTCCAGGCCACCTGACCAACAGAGCGCAATGCTTCGCTATTCAAATAAGTCATACGTTTTTTCCGTTACGTTCAATACTAAAGTCCAGCATacttttttgaggttatgcgGAATCGAATGCTGCGAAATTATGAAAGCCctgcaacatttttatttccgatGGATCATTTGAAAATAGTTTATCAATTAATGCAGGCCTCGCCGGTACGCGCGTGATTAACTAAGAACGTACGGGGTTAGCGCACCACCTGTCTAGCCGGAGTGGAACGGCTCGAGCGCTGTTATCGCTCCCCCTCGTCTTATCGCCGCTTTCGATTGGCTAACGCGGACTGTacggtcaaattttttctataaacgACTCGACCAAGAGAATTGTGAACAAGGCATTTTACTCCCAAATTCATAATATTTGATAATTTAAATCTTTGcttgattttttctcatttctcacacactttcataaaattttgaagtaaATATTCGCATTTATTACTTCCGGAAGCAGAAGTAGATACCAGAAATATCGTGATAGAAAATATTATGTAAAAGACGAAAGAGGTTGCGAAAGCCGGTCGCGTATACTAGTCAATGGACAGTGACACATTGCAATTTTGGAAACAAGCAAATCCGAGTGACAGTATGATCTCTAGAAAGTTTTCATGATCCGtaaaattttctaaagtttATTTCGTTATAAAATCCCAAGCGTCCTAAGTATATATTTAACTCGACTCGTTGCTGCACagcgaaacatgaattttgaCAGCTGTCAACATAAACGTAACTCCCTCAACGTCGTCCTATTCGACAAAATTCATAATTCCATATTTCTATGTAGGATGTTCGTTCCTCCCTTTGTCAATGTACGACTAAAATCGGAGATCATCTGAtaccgaaatttttcgttttttttttcaaattttaaccctacacctcatgtgccttttttcataccctcaacctcatgaccggggtttgaacgcaccccactctttttctgcttataaatccagtcctacgatgctaaactgactttatcctacaccattttcttcgtttttttataacgaaaagaatgatgtacgataaaaccaatttcaattgaatttatatataaaaaaatcggtcgataatcagtcgataatgtcgcttgttaggacggaagcgtagtttgaagttcgcgtggggtgtgctcacaccccagtcatgcgttctagggttaatattttttttgtatttttggtTTCATCATACGCGGTGGGTAAAATTTTTCACTaaccaataaaatttcgatCTGAAAGTCGTTAAAGTCTCTTGAAACTCCACGTGCGTCAAGCTTGCACTGAggtatattgaaaaatcagaaTTTCATACGAAATCGAGTCTGCCGCCGTTCCTCTAGGACCAAGGCACGGGGCTGCTGGGTGATTTGTGCTCtctattttcatttgttattcCCTCGTCCGTATTTCTCGTTCCTTTTATTCGCTCACCACTCCTCCATCATCCGGCATCTCTAACTTAAACGCTCGTAGTTTAGCCCGTTTGAGCTCGAAGCGAAGCGGCGTCGAACTCAACCCTCAATGCGTCGGTTTGGCCAGCACGACTTTAGCGGAGCGTCTTGCGGTTTCTGGTAGACACGAAGACAGGTCCGAACGAGTTTCGTCTGAATGAACGacgagaaataatgaaaaaacaaacaaactaaGACATCCGCGCGTCCAAATGAAGCGCCGCCGTGTTGATGATCGAGTATACACGCGTGAAGGGCGACTCTGCACACTGCGCTTGAGTTGCTTGCTACACTTACGAAAataaacttgttttcatattCTCCACGTCTCACGTTACTCTTTGAGAACAAAATTAAtatgagaaattgaaaaattaattatacaAAATGAAATATCGGAGTGAGGCTTCGACtgggaacaaaaaaatagtcCAGCCGCGAGCACACAAACGTCAAAAACTGCGATcattcgaagagaaaaaaatatgtgcaaaGCTAGCGAATTATTGGTatgtgaaataattttcattctcgaagcttccaTTTCGTAAGAGAGCGTCATTCCAACAAACACTTGACGAGTTTATACCAACAGAGGATTGGAAACAATCGACGTTGGAAGGCATTGATATGCCTTTTTTCATGAACCTCGTACAATGATGGATTTGTGAATTCAATTTGCCAGAGACGTTCGATGGGAAAGTGAACAGTAAAGGAGAAATGCTCAGGGAAAATTTGTCAATAAATTAAGGCGTTTACGCTAATTAGACGATcaaaaaaaagactattttcaaaaattttttttggaccggtataaattataaatatggatatgaAAAGTGTTAGGCCTGAAAATACGCCCTTAAAGTacacaaaaaatgtttttatttttattttactcagttttccgTAACAcacgatttttaattttttcaaaaatgacaaaatggcggcCATTTGTCAAAAAACTATCAAAAAGCACTTCTTTttatcatcgttttttgcaaaaacgaaatagttccgctgaaaatttcaaaatttgtatgaTATGCGCTGCAGCTACAGCCATAAAGAacacgtggtaaaattttggcgaggatcggttgaatagtttcggagattttatcaacgagccgtccaaaaacgtaattttgagaaaaatgcgTTTAAACCAAGGCAGATAGCAGATAGGCAAACTTGGCAGACagccaagtaaacgtcgctcaaagaTACACCATGACTgctcaaatatttataaaattttaaatcgattttttgaaaattctaatgaaaGTAGACCCCTTAAAAGAGTGTGTACAATTTATGTTTGTACACGGTAAGAAAAAAGGGTGCACATACACGGATACGCCTATAACTACTGTCGTTGCTAGACGCGAGGATCTTCGAAGGAGGGACTACGTGAGAAAGGTAACCGGTAGCGATGCTCGGAGATATTCCGGTTGTTGGTGAATAAATTTAACCCCGAGGCAAGGCCGCTCTCCATCTCGAGCGAGCGCCAGACTGGCGTCGATACTTTATTTATAACAGCACAAGCAAAGGatataaaaaggaaaagagcTTGCGTATCTCCTTCGGCCTCAGGATCATGAATTTTCTGGCTCTTCCAATTCTCCCGAATGAGGACATTTTGTATACATGTTTTTTTGAGGACACGATTCCCAATAGTGAAATAGAGAGATTACGGATTCAAAGAAGCCGTCGATGAGTgaattttatggaaattatttCCTCGTCGTTAACGTTGAATAATCTCgagtatgaaaaatgaatcaagggaaattctttttctattttttttttttttcgttttttttccatttcaggATGAATTTCATAGAATACGAAACGAGCGTGCCACCGTGGAAAAAACTTACTCTCCAGTTACATTGTTTACAAACAACCTCATGGGCGTGCCAATTTGATTTGTATTCAGCGGTAGTGGAGGTTCAATGACACTACACTGTGTGGAACGGTCACGcgtcattttaattttaatttatttattcgagaACATCGATCGATcacaatttcaaataattttcgaaaatgattATTAGGGCAGGTCTAATAATCAGCGAGTCTAACTAGTTCCTAAGCACCTCTAGAAAGTACTCAGCAAAAATGAGCTCTTAATATTAAGGGGAGGATCCTCCTCGAcacgtttttccattttcatttcagTCTCATATGAAAATGaccatatttcatttttaagcGATTGTTAAGACGATTcccaatatatatttttgtaggaaattgaacGCTCTACGAAAAAGGcctcttacatttttttcattaacctAACCATTCACAGGATATTCGGGGTTAAAGGTCgaagaatttattgaaaaaaagaattttttatttttagtttgGTTACTTactgaaaaatcattgttaaATGAGTACGGCATATTTCCGTAGGAAATTaaacgctctacaaaaaagggcTCTTAGGTTCAATCGATTACTCTAACCGTTTAACATATATTCGCATTCGAATTCCAATGCGTACTGATTTTAATGGTTTTTTAATAACTATTTTAAATTTACTCAtataattcatgaattttgagaatattcataaaaatttgagtCCATTTCGATGAAATAACAGCTTCTAACTTAGGTCTTATCTTTTGTTTGGTTTGTGAGGAGGATTTTCTCCTTAATATTAAGAGCTCATTTTTGGTGAGTACTTTCTAGAGGTGGCCTGGGAACCAGATATTCTGTGTCGGATCCAAACCAAAAAcagagtcgatttttttgactcacCCTAATGATTATTGGTCTGATTTTGAACAGAGATTGTTTCGTTGCCCctttatttaatttcagtTGTGGCCAAGTGTTTCCATAAAGAaatcaaaaaagttccaaATCGTGGATGTAGCGTGTCACATTGTTTCAACAAAATGAAGTTTCAAGTTGTAAAAAgtagtttttcaattgataACTTCACTCTATCGATTGATCGTAAGTATcacaaaatcaaaaataatCTTTATCGAAAGAGGggaatgaaataattccataaaataaatgaaaataaaatcgtttattCCAAAGGAGTAAAAAAAGTCACTTGAAACGTTCTTACTTCGTGTTTATTCATAATCTCTGTCCTAAAATTTGAAAGCAGCTGGAAGGTGAAAATTTCGAGTGGAATCGCTCTTTCCtgaaataactcgtgaaattcttgagtgtaaaattaatgatcgtGAGTGTTGAAGCGAGATAATGATCAATATGTGACGAGCGTTGGCGATCATGTGTCGCCGCAGATTCCAAAttccacgtttttttattgccAATTCCGCTCGCTAATTTTCAGGCCGAATAaatcaacagaaaaaaatgcccGGAAAATGTCAGCCGACTTTTCACTCGAACTTCATAACCTTTTCGTGAGTCCATGACAAATATTTGTACAGATTTATCGTGAGAAGCATGGAACGAACGTCACTCGTGGcgaaaaaacgcatttttaaaataaatttaacgTCACTTGGAAAATAAACTATTccatgaagaaaatttatgtttttgtTGGTTCAGTAGAAAATTGGGCTTGTCGAGGACGGGCTTTTTCAATGACTTATCCAGTGAAGGGTAAGTTTTTGATCAACGGTAATGAGAATTGTTTAAAAACGGTTAATTATCCTCGAAGATTACGGTCAGCCGACGGAGAAGACTGTTCAAAAATTTAGTTGAAACGAAATGTCAAAGAAATGGACCGAATCGCCCGAAGATTTTATTTGTGAGCGAAAATCCTGCAGACAACGATACGGTTCCCGTAACCGAAGAGCTTCATCTGTAAAAAGGGCTTCTCGAGATAGAggaacgtcaaattttcaaaatcacgaGGCTTCTTTGAATTATACGGTTAGACGTTCCCCTGCAATAAAAGATTGTAGGTGCACCTCGAAGAACAAGGCGGAGTCAAGCGCCTTAAAAGAACGAGGTAACGGCACGAGCCAGCAAAAagtatttgaaattcaaaacgTTAAATTAACCGCGATAATGCGAATACCGAATTGACTGGTCAATGACTCATCGCTTCGCACTGCTCATACTTCGCTTTTGCTCTTCGCTCCATTTTCCAATTCGCCGATTAACGaagctctcattttttttcgttgatgtTATTCATGACTTACTGACAAAATATGCTGAGGAAATAAATCACTCTTGAAAGCTTGACTGAGCTTGACTGAACACCGAAAATTTTAATATCGAAATTCTGGAGGTCTCAAACGATGCGAgctcagctgcgtacaatgcGGAGATGGCaattgtctgcaacaaaaatcccaaattttttttccattttcatatattttccttccatatgaacctataaaaacccgaaaaaattgcgaaattctatatttacagcgcgttgaaataatattctttttctttagaaaggttttttttcaaactccctaaaagtataaaatttcccaattttttcgcgtttttataggttcatgtggaaggaaaatatgcagacaataattacgatctccacattctACGCAGCTGATAAACTTCGACGATCAAACTTTGcccataaaccatgtacaaactaatatttctcacattaaaacaatgtttttgtactgttgaaatatccttgataaGTTCACtatggtgagttatttccgtctatctgAAAACATtctcgaaaacaatcgattttttagaCTTTTTAAAGCAGAAGCCCCCCTTAAAAGGACGATCGAATAGCGATCGAGAAAAAGGATTAAAATGTGTTCGAGTAATCGTTGAGATTCGTTGACGGAAATTAAAGTTGGCTTTTCCTAGGGTAGACCACTCGAAAGGAACCCAAATCAGCATCTGTCAAAAAAACACatcagagttgaaaaaaagcgatAAGAAAAAACGGGGGAAGAAGAAGGCCAAGAGAAAaagtaaaaggaaaaagaagagaaagaaaaagaaaaaggaggagaCCGAGTGCGAAATTACGAAGGCCTGGAGATGTTTGGTACGTACGTGGTGCATCGAATTTCTCTTCAAGATCTGTTGCTGCTCGAAGAACCTTGATTCGTCATCAACTGTACGTCCTTGCACCGACCCATGTTGCTGTTGCTCTCACTGCAAGTGTCGTTTTTGCGGACCCGGGAGCGATAGCAAATATGTCCGATGCGACGGGTATGAGGAATCCGATCCCGTGGCCTCGTCGGGACGCGAGAGCGTTGATCTTCACAATTCCGTGAATAAAGTCTCATCGTGTCGTaccaaagagaaaaataaaaaaaggcgAAAATCCAAGACACCGAAAAAAGTTGAGTCACCGAGTGACGAAACGGATGATCATTTCGTCTTTATTCCTTGTCCGGGAAAATCGATGGATGCTTCCAACGATCGAGTCGATAATGGGTAATCTGCCATATTCAATTacctaattatttttcacgtgTCATTTTAATCCTCATCGAACAATTTGTTTTAACATCCAAATTTTAAACATGCTTCTGGCTTCATGAAACTTGCATGAGACGCAAAGCATCAGTTCGGAAAtgagttaaaaatttttaaaaatatatagcggagaccggggcaaaacgggatacccgaaaaatgagagaaatttttttgtctttttttttttttttttaatttttatcctagtccgaaaagaacatgaaacatattttttccaaaatatctcgttcttttttagattttgatttttttttcaaaaaattcgttttttttttcaaattctcttttttttacatcacttttAATATGAAAATGTGTGGTTACACCTGCACGTGAATCATGTGCCCACTCtgcacaattttggcactgaatccatgattcagtggatatacaaatttttacaaaataaacattggcaatcatcgttattattcatatcattaattttgaattgaattgCAGAGGGTGCGTTCGACGTACGTTAGAGCGTTGTAAGCGCTCAGAGCGCTCGCAGCGTGCGCTCCACTTacgtttgagcgctgtaagcgttgagatcgctttcaacgcCTACAGCGGTAAGTCGGAAGCACTCGGTTACGGGTGTAAAATAAacccaaggtgcattgaattaaaatcatagtaaaaaaaatttcatgagtttttgagggGTACCCCTTTTTgtctcggattttttttttttttttaaattgaacagaattccagtacatttcttagtttttgggagtaaaaaatagacagagctgcccaaacttctgaaaagttcaatatttccttaggtatcccgttttgccccggtctcccctatttTCGTTCTTGCTTGAGAAGAAAGTTTCAACGTTGGTTTCTTGTCAAAACGTAGACAGACTTGGATTCTGTGAGAATtgacaaatttcatttttttaggattcgaaatgaaaattattgatcGATTTTAGAAAGTTGAAAGGCACAATAataaccagggaaaaattgaagtattgaGAGGTCGTGCAATtgtgaaacgaattttttcactttcacgtatacagaaaaatatgaatattctGTCAGTGTGAAAAATACGTGCCGAAATTCCAATCGGTcagattacatttcaccatCTCCAacgataaagttttttttatcggcaaAGGCTGAAACGATGAAAGCtcttacgattttttattgtacTTCAAATACAGATCCAAAAAAAGTTTTGGtatttggtaaatatttacaatacttACTTAAGCTAAAAAGCATGTACAGGATTAGAGTAACTGAGAAATTGAAATCTCtttca
It encodes:
- the LOC122419081 gene encoding uncharacterized protein — translated: MRQRVNYVTPGAREEAKNTVLLYDVLCADHSKGTQISICQKNTSELKKSDKKKRGKKKAKRKSKRKKKRKKKKKEETECEITKAWRCLVRTWCIEFLFKICCCSKNLDSSSTVRPCTDPCCCCSHCKCRFCGPGSDSKYVRCDGYEESDPVASSGRESVDLHNSVNKVSSCRTKEKNKKRRKSKTPKKVESPSDETDDHFVFIPCPGKSMDASNDRVDNGTIEENTDKKTGSSTKCCSFLGATKKSRSPAKSSIKKKTMLEDINTSESMNENGCSCRRTDVKPPSTKHCKFQETKICECETNTSYENLNEGKTKKALHIMFDILFWPHTCLPKRSNAGNKKKEKIS